In Salmo salar chromosome ssa24, Ssal_v3.1, whole genome shotgun sequence, the following proteins share a genomic window:
- the LOC106585109 gene encoding bone morphogenetic protein 10-like, with protein MADNGLSRLEATSIPRTPFPLLPLLLLMWPLSGQGSPISLAPERHRPAPGLGDGHGGVIDPSLLEQDRDVDMQSLLESLRTFNLSGLGPPAQAPGSVRVEPPEYMMELYNRFANDHTAMPTANIIRSFKNEDSSPCSLGSRGVRQHPLLFNVSIPHNERITAAELRLYTLVQTDRNLYAGVDRKVTIYELEQHDGTGEDNRTAKDTERGGAGGRGGGREELVELASRQVYGTDNSWEAFDLTTAVQHWRKSEYSTTHRLEVHIASLASEGERGQTLADGEGEGEGRRIFRGDMEIDTSPDDKHKPLMIIFSDDQSGDHRDDKRELNEMIGHETSEAVLQGDLELNRLWGELGRAGGVEEEEEEEEQDEEALLQMRSNLIYDTASRIRRNAKVNQCKKQSLYVEFKDIGWDSWILAPAGYEAFECSGICTYPLTKHVTPTKHAIVQTLVSMKSPQKVTRACCVPTKLDPISLLYMDDTGVVTYKYKFEGMVVAECGCR; from the exons ATGGCGGACAATGGGCTCTCCAGGTTAGAGGCTACCTCTATCCCCAGAACTCCCTTCCCCCTGCTCCCCTTGCTGCTCCTGATGTGGCCCCTGTCTGGGCAGGGCAGCCCCATCTCCCTGGCCCCAGAGAGACATCGCCCTGCTCCAGGTCTGGGGGACGGCCACGGGGGCGTCATAGACCCATCTCTGTTGGAGCAGGACAGGGATGTGGACATGCAGAGCCTGCTGGAGAGCCTCCGGACCTTCAATTTGTCTGGCCTGGGCCCTCCTGCCCAGGCACCTGGCAGTGTCCGTGTGGAGCCGCCCGAGTACATGATGGAGCTGTACAACCGCTTCGCCAACGACCACACCGCCATGCCCACCGCCAACATCATCCGCAGCTTCAAGAACGAAG ACTCGTCTCCCTGCAGTTTGGGTAGTAGAGGGGTGAGACAACACCCTCTGCTCTTCAACGtatccataccccacaatgagCGTATCACCGCCGCAGAGCTGCGTCTCTATACTTTGGTCCAGACAGATCGCAACCTCTACGCTGGGGTCGACCGCAAGGTGACCATCTACGAGCTGGAGCAGCACGACGGAACAGGAGAGGACAACAGAACAGCGAAGGACaccgagagaggaggagcaggaggaagaggtggaggacgGGAGGAGTTAGTAGAGCTGGCATCACGGCAGGTCTATGGTACTGATAACAGCTGGGAGGCCTTTGacctaactactgctgtccaaCACTGGCGCAAGTCAGAGTACAGCACCACCCACAGGCTGGAGGTCCACATAGCAAGCCTGGCCTCCGAGGGGGAAAGAGGGCAGACACTAGCAGACggtgagggagaaggagaggggaggaggatatTCAGGGGAGACATGGAGATAGACACCAGCCCAgatgacaaacacaaacccctGATGATTATCTTCTCCGACGACCAGAGCGGTGATCACCGCGATGACAAGCGGGAGCTGAACGAGATGATTGGACACGAGACCTCGGAAGCGGTGCTTCAGGGTGACCTGGAGCTGAATAGGCTGTGGGGGGAGCTGGGCCGGGCGGGGGGcgtggaagaggaggaagaggaggaggagcaggacgaAGAGGCCCTGCTCCAGATGCGCTCCAATCTGATCTATGACACGGCCTCCAGAATCCGCCGCAACGCCAAGGTCAACCAGTGTAAGAAGCAGTCGCTGTACGTGGAGTTTAAAGACATCGGCTGGGACAGCTGGATCCTAGCGCCTGCCGGGTACGAGGCCTTTGAGTGCAGTGGCATCTGCACATACCCGCTGACCAAACACGTGACGCCCACCAAGCACGCCATCGTCCAGACACTGGTGAGCATGAAGAGCCCACAGAAGGTGACACGGGCCTGCTGCGTGCCAACCAAACTGGATCCCATCTCCCTGCTTTACATGGATGACACCGGAGTAGTCACGTACAAGTATAAGTTTGagggcatggtggtggcagagtgTGGCTGCAGATAG